The genomic stretch GCGACGACAATTGGCGCGAGATCATGCTGCGCGAGCAGGCCGAAAAGGCGCGTCGCGAAGTCGCGGGGCCAGTGAAAATCAGAGATGAGCAGCACGAGCTTGCGTCGCCCGGCGATGAGGCCGGCGGCTTCCGTCAGCGCTTTCGCCGAGGCGCCGCGCGGAGCCGCAATGCGCAAACGCTCGGCGGCGGCGACCGCGGCGCCCCGCGCGCGCGTCGCCGGCAGCAGAAGATCATTGCGCAAGCTTTCGTCGCAGGCGATGACGCCGAAGCGGTCGCCGATGCGCGTCGCCGAAAAGGCGAGCGCCGTGCAGAGGTCGGCGACGAGATCGAGACGGCGCGCCGCGCCGTGAAAGCCCATGGAGGCGGAAAGATCGACCAGCGCATAGACGTCGATGGCGTTGCGCTGCTCGAAGCGGCGCACATGAGTCTCGCCGGTCGGGTCGCGCATGGTCGCGCGAATGTCGATGCGGCGCGCGTCGGGAAATTGAATGAAGCGCGCGTGATCGCGAAACACGCCTATGCCGCCGACATCGACGCCGCCATGCGCGCCGACAGAGCCGTTGGAGACGCGGCCGCGTGGACGATAGGCGAGGTCGAAGCGCTGCATCGTCACGCCTCGCGTCTCAAGGCGCCGGGACCGTCGCGAAAGCGGCGCGGCACAGATCGCGGACAATGTCGTCGCCGCGCATCGCATAGATCGGATCGACGAAGATGCGATGCGCCATCGTCTCGAGGAAGATTTCCCGAATATCCTCGGGCGTCAGCGCGTCGCGCCCTTCGAGCCAGGCGCGCACGCGCGCCGCGCGCACGAGAAAGGCGAGGCCACGCGGGCTCGCGCCGCCGCGGACCAAGCCGCGCATCTCGACATCCGGCAGAGAAACGCCCGCGGCGTGAGGGTCGAGAAGCGCATCCCAGAGCTTGGCCACATAGGCCTCGAGCGTCTCGCTGGCGTGGACGCGATTTTGGATCAGCTCGGCGACAGAGCCGAGCGCGCGATAATCGAAGACCGGCTCGCCGATTTCTTCGAGCAGGCGATCGACATCGTGAAAGCGAGGATCGAAGATCAGCGCGCGCCGCGCCGCCGCGTCGCTCGGCGTCCTCATGGATATCTCCATGAGAAAGCGGTCGCGCGCCGCGGCCGGCAGCTCGAATGTCTCCTCCCGCTCGACGAGATTGCGATCGGCGAAGACCTGTAGCGTGGGAAAGAAATATTCGCGATCGAAGGCGGTGACGCTGCGCTCCGCCATCAGCCGCAGCAGCAGCGAATGCACTTGCGGACGCGCGCGATTGATCTCGTTGAAGAAGAAGATGGAGAGATCTTCCGCGTGACGCAGCACCGGGCCGGGCTCGACGCGCGGGCGGCCGTCGTCGGCGAGATAGGTGTGATAGAGGAGGTCGCTCGGCATGAGATCGACCGTGCCCTCTATGCGCGAGAAGGCGCCGCCGAGCGCGCGTGCGATAGCGCGCAGAAGCGTCGTCTTGCCGACGCCCACATCGCCTTCCAGCAGCACATGGCCGCGTGCGAAAATGGCGATGGTCACCAACCGAATGACGCGATTCTGGCCGAGGACGACGCGCGCGACGCGCGTCTCGAATTCCTGCGCCTTGGCGCGCCAATCGGCCAAGACGGCGTCGGTTTCGGCGGTGTCTGTCACGCTGAACAGGTCCAACAATCTCGTCGGAGGAGAGGGCGTTGCGGCCACGATCCCGGGAAAGGGGTCCGACGCGTTGTTGTCGAATAACGCCGGACCCGGATCGTGGCCGCATGACGACCGTCCCCGGGGGCGCGGGGACGGCATTCTCGCGCGACGCTTACGGAATCTTGCTGACGTCGTAGACGAAAGCGCCTGTCTTCTTGAAGTGCTCGGCGCGCTTCTTATTGCGCTCTTCCATGGCCGCGATGGCGGACTGGTTCTTGGCGAGCTCTTTCGGATCATGCTTGGGATCGTATTTCGAGCCGGCGACCTTTTCGGGATAGCCGGGCTTGGGCTCCCAGCAATCGCCGGGGGCTTTGCATTTGGTGCCGTCATAGGCCGAGGCCGCGCCGATCGCAGCCGCGTTCATGACGAACGCGACGCCGAGGGCCGCCGCAATCTTCAAAACTCCCATCGTGCCTTCCTCCAATTTATCCGCAGCTCGCGCCGCGTCCGTCGCGCCGCTCACGCATGCGCGACTTTCATTTTCCCGACGTCTTTCATTTTGCCGAGGTCTTGCACTGACCGGGCGGATCATCGGGGAATGTCTCGTGTCCAGGATAGGGCTTGTATTTTGCGCGTTGCTCCGGCGTCAACCAGGTCGCTCCGGCAACGGGATCCTTGTAGAGATGGCGGACCCAGGCCATGACCTTCAGCATTTCGTCGAGCTGAAGATTGGCGTATTGCGGCCCCATGGACGCCTGCGCGCCGCCGAAGATCGTCGAGAAAAATCCTTCGTCGGTCGCGTTCTGCGGATAGGTCCAATAGGAGTCGTTGAGGCCGGGGCCGATTTTGCCTTCGCCGAGATGGCCGTGGCAGCCAGAGCAGGCGGACAGGAAGAGCTGCTCGCCCTGCTTCAGACAGCTAATGTCCTCATTATACGGATTGACGCCCGACTGCATGAATTTCTTCACGCCGGGCGTATCCTTGCCCTCGGGAAGCGCGTCGTCGAAGTTCAGCACCTCGCCGGTGATCGTGTTGCGAAAGGTGATGCCCGCATTCTGCGCGATCGCCGAGAGAGCGATCAGGCTGGCGAAGGCGCCGCCGATCAGGACACAGGCCTTTTTCTTGCTCGATTTCATTTTTGTCGGTCTCTTCGATATTCGCCAAGCGTCAATGCGCTGCGACCGGATTGACGATGGGAAGAAGCGGAACGCCTTCCGCCGTGAGGATTTGGTCGATCTTCGGCTTGGCGCGATCGAGGCCCGCATTCACTTGCGCGAGCAGCTCCTTGTCCGAAAGGCGCACGCCGACCGATTGGTCGTAGTGCTGCCCGATCTTCTGTCCGTCGCTGCGCTTGGAATCGTCGTCGACCAGCGTCATGCGCAGATGCGTCGGCGAGGATTTGACGAAGCGCGCCACATCGGGCGCAAAGGCGGAGGCCAGCTCTGCGTTGCCGCTCGCGACCTCGCCGATCATGCGCGCAGGGTCGATCTGCGTATATTGGTTGCGCGGCGAACGAAAATTCACCAGCGAATAGAGATAGGCCATATCGTTCTCATATTCGCCGATCTCCTTCAGCATCACCTCCGCCGGAGAGCCGAAAGGCACGGCGATGTGGTTGAAGGATTTGATGCGCGGATCGGACCAGGATTTGATGTCGAGATTCTTCTCGGCCTTGGTCACGAACACATAGCCGGTGCGGAAATAGGGCTTGCTCGTCGCGACGCGCGGATCGCCCGTGTCCAGCCCGATGACGACGTCGCACTGATTTTTGTCGAGATAATCCCTCACGAGATAAATCGCCGGCTTCGACGACCAGACGAATTCCGCCTTGCGGCCCATCGCCTCGGCGAGCGCGACGGCGATACGGTTCTCGAGGCCGGATTCGTCCTTGAGGGAGAGCGGCGATTGCGCTTCGGAAGCGCAGATGCGCAATGTGTCGGCCTTGCTCGCAGAAGCGGCGGCCGAAGGCTTCGTCTCTTGCGCGAGCGCGCCGGCGGCGCTGGTCAGCAGCGCCAGAGCGAGTCCGGAGGCGACGAGACGCGGAGAGGTGATACGCGACATGGGAGCGATCCGATCCGTTTGCATGTGTGGCGAGGCCGCCCGGACGCGCTTCATGCATCCGGGCGGCGCGCTGTGTCGGTCGCGAACAGGAAAGGACGCGACCGACGCCTGCCGATGGATCAATGGGCCTTGTATTCGCCGAGATTCACGTCGTCGTAAGGGCCCTTGCCGTTCAGCGAGAAGACCATCACGCCGCCGCCCATCTGCGTGTAATTGGCGAGCTGCTTGAACGCGCCCACCGCGCCGAGACCGGCGGTCGGGTCCTGCAGATCGAACACGAGGCCCACTCCCGGCCAACCGCCGACGCCGTAGAGAATGGCGACGTATTCGGTGCCCTTGTGGCTGTAGACGATCGGATAGCCGAGCACGCCGGAGGGAAGCTTGAACTTCCACAGCAGCTCGCCATTATCGCTGTTGCGGGCCTTGATGAAGCCGTCCAGCGTTCCGTAGAACACGATATTGCCGGCCGTCGCCGTGGTGCCGCCCCAAACCGCGAAGCGCTCGAACTTCTCCCATTTGAACTGGCCGGTGATCGAATTGTAGGCCTTGATCTGGCCGAGGCCCTCGCCCTTCTGACGATCACCCTTCGGGCCGGGATACATGTTCAGCGTCGCGCCGACGAAGAACTGACCCGCGCGATAGGGAAGCATGAAGGGCTCCCAATCCATGCAGATGTGGTTCACGCCGAGGAAGAACAGCTGCTTGGTCGGATCATAGGAATCATGGCCCTGATTGTGATAGCCCATGGCGGAAGGACAAATATCCTTGCCGAGATGGTCCATGCGGGTGCCATACTCCGGATCGCGAACCGGCAGGCCGCTCTTCAGATCGACCGTCTTGAAGACGTTGACCGTGTCGTCGATCTTATCGGCGGAGATCAGATCGCCATTGGTGCGGTCGAGCGTGTAGACGATGCCGTTGCGGTCAGGATGGGTCAGCAGCTTGCGCTCCTTGCCTTCCTTGTCCTTCTGCTCGGTGAGCAGCATGAAGTTCACGCCGGCGAAGTCCCACTCGTCATGCGGGGTCTTCTGATAACCGAACTTCGCTTCGCCCGTGTCGATGTCGCGGCCGAAGATGGTCATCGTCCATTTATTGTCGCCCGGACGCATCGTCTCGTTCCACGGCGCCGGATTGCCCGAGCCGTAATAGAAGAGATTCGTGCCCGGATCATAAGCATACCAGCCCCAATTGGTGCCGCCGCCGATCTTCCAGGCGTCGCCTTCCCAGGTCGAAGTGCCGAGGCCCTTCTGGCCGTAATGGGGGTTCTTGCTGTTGAAGTCCTTGGCCAGCATCACGTCCTCGTCCGGACCGGTCGCGTAAGCGCGCCAGGCCTGCTCGCCCGTGTGGACGTCATAGGCCGTGACATAGCCGCGCACGCCGAGCTCGGCGCCGGAGGAGCCGACGAGGACCTTGTCCTTGACGACATAGGGAGCGATGGTGAGCGTGGAGCCGACCTTATAGTCGGAGTTCTCCATCTTCCACACGAGCTCGCCGGTCTTGGCGTTGAGCGCCTCGATATGGCCATCGAGCAGCGTCTTGAGGATGAGCGGCGGGGTCTTGGAGTCGCCCGGCCAATAGGCCAGACCGCGGTTGACGAGATCGCAGCAGGCGACCGCGCGGGCGGCCGCATTCTGCTTCGGCTTGTCCTGCCAGAGGATGCGGGTCGGATCGTTCAGATCGAGCGCGAAAGTGTTGTTCGGGAAAGACGTGTGGATATACATCTTGCCGTCGACGACGAGCGGCGCGCCCTCGTGGCCGTTGAGCAGGCCGGTCGAGAAGGTCCAGGCGACCTTCAGATCCTTGACGTTGCTCGTGTTGATCTGCGTCAGCGTGCTGTAATTGTCCGAGTGGTAATTCTTACCCGGCATCACCCAATTTTCTTCGCTCTTGGAGAGCTGGTCGAGCTTGTCGTTGGCCGAAGCGACGCCGATCGGCGCCACCGTCAGCACGGCGAGCAGCGATACCGAATTCAGTAGTTTCCTCATCGACGAGTCCTCCTGCAACAGCCATCGCCCGGCGGATCGCAGAGCGGAATGGAGATGTCGCCTCGTGAAGCATCGGCTCGCGATCTCTCGAGCCATGTCTTTGTTTGTCGGCCATCGTCCTCGACGTCGTCGCAACGTTATCGGCGCGAAAAAGCGGAGAGCGGGGCCGGCGAGATATAGGTTTTCGGCCGCGGCTCTGTCTGTATGATTTGTCGGTAATCTGACACGGGAAGAATCGGCATGAACGCCGCGTCTTCCTCACGACCCTCCGGGTGAGGCGTCCTGCTCACGCCGCAGTCGCGCCGTGATGTCGCCAAACTGGCGTCGCCTCAATCGAAGCCGTAGCCGCCGCCGCCGCCGGGCGCCTCGAGATGGCGAGCGGATCAGGGGAGGGGTCGAAATGGAAAGCCTCGTCTGGCTGACGGATATCGACCGAGCGGAGGAGCCGCTGCTGGTGGCCATAGAGGCGAGGTCGCCGACGACGCTTCGCGTCCTGGTTCCGAACACGGTGGTCCGTTTCGAGTTGCGACGCCACGGCGACGGCCGGCCTTACGAGGGCGCGTTGGGGGGGCGCTATTTCGTCTTCGACCCCGCGCCTGCGACGCCCGAGGCCGAGACGCCCGAATAGGACGCGCGACTTCGGGAAAAATTGCCGGACAGGCGCGAGCTTCGCGGGCGGCGAAAAAAACATTGCGCGCGGCGCTGCGCTGAAGCTCGTGATCTATCTCCTTCTGCGCATGCGCGCTCGCGTGCGGATTGACAATGATGTGACGTTCGCGGCGCGCGCTGCAATCGAAACGTCGCTCATGTGTCACGAAACGGCAGCACGCGGCGCCTAGCTTTCTCGCCATGCTGCTCGCTTCGAACCGCCGCCTCTCACTCGAACGTCTCGTTCTCGCCGAGACGCTGCTCCTCTGGCGCGAGCGCCTGCTGCGCGCCGATCTCGCCGGCGTGCATTTCGTGGCGCGCTCCACGCAATTCACGCTGGCCAGAATGCTCGCGATCACGATCAGCAAGCTCGGCAATGGATGGATCTATCCCATCCTCGCAGCGGCGATCTTCTCCCTCGCCGGGCGCGACGCCTGGCCGGTGATCGCGCTCGGCGGACTCAACGCCGCGCTGCTGCACACGCTGTTTCCGATCATCAAGAAGCGCATCGGACGCAAGCGTCCGTTTCACGTCGATCCGCGGCTGACGTCGCTGCTGAAGATACTCGACGAGCATTCCTTTCCCAGCGGACATATGATGACGCTCAGCGGCGTGCTCGCGCCCATCGTTCTCGCTTGGCCTTCGGCCGCCGCTTCCGCCGCTGCGCTCGTGCTGTCGATGGCGTGGTCGCGCATCGCAACGGCGCATCACTATCCCAGCGATGTGCTCGGCGGGCTGACGATGGGAGTCGCCATGGGCTATCCGCTATCGGCCTGCATCCTCGGCCATTGGTGATCGCTGGCCGAGCGCGGCGAGCGCGCGCTCCAACGAGCCTTTCTCCTCCTGCGCGTAAATCGCCATCGCATCGGCGACCTTGGTTCCGAGAGCATGCTCGAACGCTTCGCGATTGGCCGAAGCCGATAGCTCGCGGCGTCCGCCTTCTCCGAGATTGGACTGAAAGATTCCCGCGGCGCTCACCGGCAGAAAATCTTCATAGGTGATCGGCTCCGCGATGAGCGCGCCGTCGCGCAGCAAAGTCTCGACATCGCCAACGCCGGACGTCGGCGCGCCCCGATTCTCGCCGGGCGCATAGCGGAAGAAGGCGAGTCCCTGCGCGCGCAACGTCGCCGCGTCATCGGGGAAAGCGGCGAAACGGTTTTTCAGCTCGGCCCTGTAATCGGCCGTCGCGCCATCTCGGGACGAATTGGCGGCGAGCGTCTCGGCGAGCAATCTGTCATAGAGCGCGCGCCCTGCTGCGGTGAGCGCGGCGCCACGCTGCTCGATCTCGCCGAAGCGCGCGCGATGCTCGCCGCGCGCCTCGTCGTGTCCCGCAAAGCGCACGGGCTCGGCGATGGCCTTGAAGCTCGTCTGGCGCAGCAATATCGGGAACCGGCGTTGCGGCGGGCCTTCGACGATTGACTTCGGATCGAGCCCGCGCTCTGCGAGCGCCTTCTGCGCGGCGTCTATGTCGAGCGTCGGCAGCGTCAGATGATTGATATGCGGGCCGTGGAAGCAGACGACGTCGGCGACGAGCGGATGCGCCTTGCGATAGGCCTCATAGAGGCCGGCGGTGACGGTGGCCTCGCCGCGCCAGCGGAACGTTTGCAGCGCCTCATGCACGAACTCGATCGCCAGCGCTTCGCCGAGCCCGCCATTGGCCTCGAAAATCTCGATGAGATGCAGGCAGCGCGGCGTGAAGATGCGTCGACGCGCGAGAATCTCCTGCGCCTCGCGACGCAGGTCCTCACCCTCGATCAGCTCGGGACGCAGCAGCGAGGTGAAGATGCGGAAAGGGCAGCGCCTGATCGACTCCGCTTCGACAGGCCGAAAGCAGGTGGAATGCACCGGCACGCCGGCGGGCGTGAGGTCGTAATAGCCGACCGGATACATGCCCATGACGGCGAAGAGCCGCCGCAGCCCCGCCAGCTCCTCCGGCCGTCCGACGCGAATGGCGCCATGGCGCTCGACTCCGATGAGATCGAAAGCGCCGGAGCGGCGCAGCCGCGCCTCCAGCGCGGGATCGCGCGCCAGCGTTTCGCCGTCGATCTCTCCGACGATGCGCGTCATCTCCTGATAGCGCGGCACCTCGTCGCGATACATTTGCGTCATCGCCGCGGAGAAGATCGAGCGGATCGTATCGGCGGAAACATGGGTCTCGGTCATATCGGACTCCTCGAGGTCGATCGACGTAAGGATCACACGTCGAAGACGACGCCCTGCGCGAGCGGCAGAGCGCTCGAATAATTGATCGTGTTGGTGGCGC from Methylosinus sp. C49 encodes the following:
- a CDS encoding DUF58 domain-containing protein; this encodes MQRFDLAYRPRGRVSNGSVGAHGGVDVGGIGVFRDHARFIQFPDARRIDIRATMRDPTGETHVRRFEQRNAIDVYALVDLSASMGFHGAARRLDLVADLCTALAFSATRIGDRFGVIACDESLRNDLLLPATRARGAAVAAAERLRIAAPRGASAKALTEAAGLIAGRRKLVLLISDFHWPRDFATRLFGLLAQHDLAPIVVADSTEERDLPHFGLVDLEDIESGARRLVFMRPSLRRRWLAREAERRDALRRLALAHGRPPFVMSDSFDADALSRHLLGL
- a CDS encoding MoxR family ATPase; this encodes MTDTAETDAVLADWRAKAQEFETRVARVVLGQNRVIRLVTIAIFARGHVLLEGDVGVGKTTLLRAIARALGGAFSRIEGTVDLMPSDLLYHTYLADDGRPRVEPGPVLRHAEDLSIFFFNEINRARPQVHSLLLRLMAERSVTAFDREYFFPTLQVFADRNLVEREETFELPAAARDRFLMEISMRTPSDAAARRALIFDPRFHDVDRLLEEIGEPVFDYRALGSVAELIQNRVHASETLEAYVAKLWDALLDPHAAGVSLPDVEMRGLVRGGASPRGLAFLVRAARVRAWLEGRDALTPEDIREIFLETMAHRIFVDPIYAMRGDDIVRDLCRAAFATVPAP
- a CDS encoding methanol dehydrogenase [cytochrome c] subunit, coding for MNAAAIGAASAYDGTKCKAPGDCWEPKPGYPEKVAGSKYDPKHDPKELAKNQSAIAAMEERNKKRAEHFKKTGAFVYDVSKIP
- the moxG gene encoding cytochrome c(L), periplasmic produces the protein MKSSKKKACVLIGGAFASLIALSAIAQNAGITFRNTITGEVLNFDDALPEGKDTPGVKKFMQSGVNPYNEDISCLKQGEQLFLSACSGCHGHLGEGKIGPGLNDSYWTYPQNATDEGFFSTIFGGAQASMGPQYANLQLDEMLKVMAWVRHLYKDPVAGATWLTPEQRAKYKPYPGHETFPDDPPGQCKTSAK
- the moxJ gene encoding methanol oxidation system protein MoxJ produces the protein MSRITSPRLVASGLALALLTSAAGALAQETKPSAAASASKADTLRICASEAQSPLSLKDESGLENRIAVALAEAMGRKAEFVWSSKPAIYLVRDYLDKNQCDVVIGLDTGDPRVATSKPYFRTGYVFVTKAEKNLDIKSWSDPRIKSFNHIAVPFGSPAEVMLKEIGEYENDMAYLYSLVNFRSPRNQYTQIDPARMIGEVASGNAELASAFAPDVARFVKSSPTHLRMTLVDDDSKRSDGQKIGQHYDQSVGVRLSDKELLAQVNAGLDRAKPKIDQILTAEGVPLLPIVNPVAAH
- a CDS encoding methanol/ethanol family PQQ-dependent dehydrogenase; amino-acid sequence: MRKLLNSVSLLAVLTVAPIGVASANDKLDQLSKSEENWVMPGKNYHSDNYSTLTQINTSNVKDLKVAWTFSTGLLNGHEGAPLVVDGKMYIHTSFPNNTFALDLNDPTRILWQDKPKQNAAARAVACCDLVNRGLAYWPGDSKTPPLILKTLLDGHIEALNAKTGELVWKMENSDYKVGSTLTIAPYVVKDKVLVGSSGAELGVRGYVTAYDVHTGEQAWRAYATGPDEDVMLAKDFNSKNPHYGQKGLGTSTWEGDAWKIGGGTNWGWYAYDPGTNLFYYGSGNPAPWNETMRPGDNKWTMTIFGRDIDTGEAKFGYQKTPHDEWDFAGVNFMLLTEQKDKEGKERKLLTHPDRNGIVYTLDRTNGDLISADKIDDTVNVFKTVDLKSGLPVRDPEYGTRMDHLGKDICPSAMGYHNQGHDSYDPTKQLFFLGVNHICMDWEPFMLPYRAGQFFVGATLNMYPGPKGDRQKGEGLGQIKAYNSITGQFKWEKFERFAVWGGTTATAGNIVFYGTLDGFIKARNSDNGELLWKFKLPSGVLGYPIVYSHKGTEYVAILYGVGGWPGVGLVFDLQDPTAGLGAVGAFKQLANYTQMGGGVMVFSLNGKGPYDDVNLGEYKAH
- a CDS encoding phosphatase PAP2 family protein codes for the protein MLLASNRRLSLERLVLAETLLLWRERLLRADLAGVHFVARSTQFTLARMLAITISKLGNGWIYPILAAAIFSLAGRDAWPVIALGGLNAALLHTLFPIIKKRIGRKRPFHVDPRLTSLLKILDEHSFPSGHMMTLSGVLAPIVLAWPSAAASAAALVLSMAWSRIATAHHYPSDVLGGLTMGVAMGYPLSACILGHW
- a CDS encoding VOC family protein; translated protein: MTETHVSADTIRSIFSAAMTQMYRDEVPRYQEMTRIVGEIDGETLARDPALEARLRRSGAFDLIGVERHGAIRVGRPEELAGLRRLFAVMGMYPVGYYDLTPAGVPVHSTCFRPVEAESIRRCPFRIFTSLLRPELIEGEDLRREAQEILARRRIFTPRCLHLIEIFEANGGLGEALAIEFVHEALQTFRWRGEATVTAGLYEAYRKAHPLVADVVCFHGPHINHLTLPTLDIDAAQKALAERGLDPKSIVEGPPQRRFPILLRQTSFKAIAEPVRFAGHDEARGEHRARFGEIEQRGAALTAAGRALYDRLLAETLAANSSRDGATADYRAELKNRFAAFPDDAATLRAQGLAFFRYAPGENRGAPTSGVGDVETLLRDGALIAEPITYEDFLPVSAAGIFQSNLGEGGRRELSASANREAFEHALGTKVADAMAIYAQEEKGSLERALAALGQRSPMAEDAGR